A stretch of bacterium DNA encodes these proteins:
- a CDS encoding DUF5009 domain-containing protein, which translates to MSKPARLISLDAFRGFTIMLMILVNNPGSWQYVFPPLAHAAWHGCTPTDLVFPFFLFIMGTAMAFSFARRLEENASRLPVYGQIFKRTFLLIFLGLFMAWYLRWNLTTLRFPGVLQRIGLCYFFASLIILHTGRRGQMIWTAILLIGYWLAMAFIPFPGRTADVWALNSNLAQYLDGILLKGHLYKQDIGFDPEGLLSTIPAIAQVMLGYFTGQWLRGKSEPLAKTNGMFIAGNLLIVIGLGWSLFMPINKQLWTSSYVLYTAGIALNFLAISYWLIDIKGYARFTKPFVIYGSNAILAFFGSGIMAKSLYIWQVTRADGTRTSIKALFYDSILLPLFGNWGASLVHPLLYILIWLGILAWFYKRKIFIKL; encoded by the coding sequence ATGTCGAAACCTGCGCGTCTCATCTCCCTCGATGCTTTCCGCGGCTTCACCATCATGCTGATGATTCTGGTGAACAATCCGGGCAGCTGGCAGTACGTCTTTCCTCCGCTGGCGCACGCCGCATGGCACGGCTGCACCCCCACAGACCTGGTCTTTCCCTTCTTTCTGTTCATCATGGGGACCGCCATGGCCTTCTCGTTCGCCCGTCGTCTCGAGGAGAACGCATCACGTCTGCCGGTTTATGGGCAGATCTTCAAGCGCACCTTTCTATTGATCTTCCTAGGTCTCTTCATGGCCTGGTACCTACGCTGGAACCTGACCACCCTGCGGTTTCCCGGCGTGCTGCAACGCATCGGTCTCTGCTACTTTTTCGCCTCGTTGATCATCCTTCATACCGGTCGGCGCGGCCAGATGATCTGGACCGCCATCCTGCTCATCGGCTACTGGCTGGCCATGGCCTTCATCCCCTTCCCCGGCCGTACCGCCGATGTCTGGGCCCTGAACAGCAACCTGGCCCAATACCTTGACGGCATCCTCCTCAAGGGCCATCTCTACAAGCAGGATATCGGTTTTGACCCAGAGGGGCTGTTGAGCACTATCCCGGCGATCGCCCAGGTGATGCTCGGATATTTCACCGGGCAATGGCTGCGCGGCAAATCCGAGCCGCTCGCCAAGACCAACGGCATGTTCATCGCCGGCAACCTTTTAATTGTCATCGGCCTTGGTTGGTCACTTTTCATGCCGATCAACAAACAGCTCTGGACCAGCAGCTATGTTCTCTACACCGCCGGAATCGCTTTGAATTTTCTCGCTATCAGTTACTGGCTGATCGATATCAAGGGCTATGCCCGGTTCACCAAACCCTTCGTCATCTACGGCAGCAATGCCATTCTCGCCTTTTTCGGCTCGGGAATCATGGCCAAGAGCCTCTACATCTGGCAGGTAACCCGCGCGGACGGAACCCGGACTTCCATCAAAGCATTATTCTATGACAGCATCCTGCTGCCTCTTTTTGGCAACTGGGGCGCCTCGCTGGTCCATCCCCTGCTCTATATTCTGATCTGGCTGGGGATTTTGGCCTGGTTCTACAAAAGGAAGATTTTCATCAAACTTTAA
- a CDS encoding nitroreductase family protein, translated as MDALEMLFNRKSVRHFTGAAVSREALETLLRAGMAAPSAVNKQPWAFIAVTRRDILDRLAEGLPYAKMLDKAGAAIVVCGLEEKANAGMREYVIIDCSAATENILLAAEALGLGAVWTAAYPRPEREAWVRTVLGLPENVVPLCVIPVGHPTGEDRPKDKFNPANIHWERW; from the coding sequence ATGGATGCACTGGAGATGCTGTTCAACCGCAAGAGTGTCCGCCATTTTACAGGTGCCGCGGTGAGCCGGGAAGCACTCGAAACCCTGCTACGGGCGGGCATGGCGGCCCCCTCGGCGGTCAACAAACAGCCCTGGGCTTTCATCGCCGTAACGCGGCGGGATATTCTGGACCGCCTGGCCGAGGGGTTGCCTTATGCCAAAATGCTCGACAAGGCCGGGGCAGCCATCGTCGTCTGCGGACTGGAAGAAAAAGCCAATGCCGGCATGAGGGAGTATGTCATCATCGACTGCTCGGCAGCAACGGAGAATATTCTTCTCGCCGCTGAAGCCCTGGGGCTCGGTGCGGTCTGGACGGCTGCATATCCTCGTCCGGAACGCGAAGCCTGGGTGAGAACCGTCCTTGGACTGCCCGAAAACGTGGTGCCCCTCTGCGTCATTCCGGTCGGCCACCCGACCGGTGAAGATCGGCCCAAGGATAAATTCAATCCCGCCAACATCCATTGGGAACGGTGGTGA